A genomic window from Parasteatoda tepidariorum isolate YZ-2023 chromosome 10, CAS_Ptep_4.0, whole genome shotgun sequence includes:
- the LOC107453783 gene encoding cytochrome P450 4C1, with protein sequence MMMRHCQNKKHVYERALVLMSVHPINKTNSILYREPTLPPSSLVSISTLSALVKMFHLLILFISSFPLFPLVLAFFLITGLWKKFKPEKTSKKFIPTLKCSPVLFFYFMMAGMIKRLHYGLNYVLCLILNLACGLCILFEKERIFQATISMKAFVIFFKPETVEVVLSSNVTIDKANEYDFLHPWLGTGLLTSTGKKWRYRRKLLTPTFHFRILEDFVPVFSDQSHILVSRLRKLEKDSWIDVVPLITSCTLDIICETAMGVRINVQSGGCKEYVQAIHEIGNIFLFRILRPWLYPNFIFKITPSGRKFFKNVDVIHRFTRKVIKEKKSEMLENNQLTKEWDVILNDSPSNTKRRRAFLELLLEHHINDPSFTEEDIREEVDTFMFEGHDTTAMAISWALYFVGLDKLVQKKIQEELDEIFQGDNEREIERDDLVRMKYLECVIKETLRLHPSVPFIGREVRENFKVLDYEIEKGSVCFIFPFMLHRDPESFPDPEKFDPKRFFPENITGRHPYAFVPFSAGPRNCIGQKFALMEEKTVLANIFRSFEVSSKDPRDKVSVTPSLVARNLEPLMLQFTPRNTR encoded by the exons atGATGATGCGGCATtgtcaaaacaaaaaacacGTGTACGAGAGGGCGCTTGTGCTTATGTCTGTGCATCCGATCAATAAAACGAATTCTATACTATACCGGGAACCAACACTTCCCCCATCCTCTTTAGTGTCTATTTCTACGTTGTCTGCGCTAGTGAAAATG TTTCATCTACTCATCTTGTTTATATCATCGTTTCCACTTTTTCCTCTTGTACTTGCATTCTTTCTAATAACTGGTTTGTGGAAAAAGTTTAAGCCTGAAAAGACATCCAAGAAATTTATACCAACTCTGAAATGCTCTCCcgtgttatttttctattttatgatgGCAGGCATGATAAAAAGACTTCATTAtggtttaaattatgttttatgtc TTATACTCAACCTTGCATGTGGATTGTGCATCCTATTTGAAAAAGAACGAATTTTTCAAGCGACTATTTCTATGAAAGCTTTTGTGATTTTCTTCAAACCGGAAACTGTTGAG GTTGTATTAAGTAGTAATGTTACTATTGACAAAGCCAATGAATATGACTTTTTGCACCCATGGCTTGGAACTGGTCTTCTTACTAG caccGGTAAAAAGTGGCGTTACCGAAGAAAACTATTAACACCGACTTTTCACTTTCGAATATTAGAAGATTTTGTGCCTGTATTTTCCGATCAATCGCATATTCTTGTTTCACGTCTTCGTAAACTTGAGAAAGATTCATGGATTGATGTTGTTCCTCTGATTACTTCTTGTACTTTAGATATTATTTGTG aaacagcCATGGGAGTAAGAATAAATGTACAATCGGGCGGATGTAAAGAGTACGTTCAAGCTATTCACGA AATcgggaatatatttttattccgaATCCTGAGACCTTGGCTTTacccaaatttcatttttaaaattacaccaTCTGGtaggaaatttttcaaaaatgtagatGTTATTCATCGCTTTACTAGAAAA gttataaaagaaaagaagtctgaaatgttagaaaataatcaattaacgaAAGAGTGGGACGTAATTCTCAATGACAGTCCTTCAAATACAAAACGTCGCAGAGCTTTTCTGGAATTACTCTTAGAGCATCACATTAACGATCCATCCTTTACGGAAGAAGACATTAGAGAAGAAGTAGatacttttatgtttgaa ggaCATGATACAACAGCTATGGCAATTTCTTGGGCATTATATTTCGTTGGACTAGATAAACTcgtgcagaaaaaaattcaggaagAATTGGATGAAATATTTCAAGGTGATAATGAAAGAGAAATTGAACGTGATGATTTAGTGCGTATGAAGTACTTGGAGTGCGTCATTAag GAGACTCTTAGATTACATCCTTCAGTGCCTTTCATAGGTAGAGAAGTTAGAGAAAACTTTAAAGTGT TGGACTACGAAATCGAAAAGGGGAGTGTTTGCTTTATATTTCCATTTATGCTTCACAGAGATCCCGAATCATTTCCTGATCCAGAAAAGTTCGACCCTAAAAGATTTTTTCCCGAAAACATAACTGGGAGACATCCATATGCCTTTGTGCCTTTCTCAGCCGGTCCAAGGAATTGTATTG gtcaaaaatttgctttaatggAAGAAAAGACTGTGCTCGCAAACATATTTCGATCTTTTGAAGTATCATCCAAAGACCCCAGAGACAAAGTCAGTGTTACTCCTAGTCTCGTCGCTCGGAACCTTGAACCACTCATGCTACAATTCACACCCAGAAATACAAGATGA
- the LOC139426701 gene encoding uncharacterized protein, producing the protein MPPNKRRNSEAHSETSDIFEQNPVPDVPELDFILDDDEVMSETSQIFDENPLSPTLIKSFDDHPDSPSVFTQFPLDFSETSQTFIFQKSFESNIACYRHNI; encoded by the exons ATGCCACCTAACAAGCGTCGAAATAGCGAA GCTCACAGTGAAACATCGGATATTTTCGAGCAGAATCCTGTGCCTGATGTACCggaattagattttattttggaTGACGATGAG gTGATGAGTGAAACATCTCAAATATTCGATGAAAATCCCCTTTCACCAACACTAATAAAGAGCTTTGATGATCATCCg gattctCCGAGTGTATTCACTCAATTTCCCCTAGATTTCAGCGAGACATCTCAAACGTTT ATCTTCCAGAAATCTTTTGAAAGCAACATCGCTTGCTACAGGCACAACATCTGA